GTGGGATTGCCACCACGTAATGTATTGATTTGTTACGCCACCCTTGACCGGATGGAAAAGCAATGCTGTTCGTTTATCACCGACGGCGAAGAACTCAAGAACAATCTTCTTTTTCTTCGTCAAGCCACATAGTGTAGCATTGTTTTTCCATCCCCTCAAGGGCAATCCCCTTCGGGATGGCTGGTTTATACCTCTGGCTCAGTAGCCTAAGAACAATCTTATATTGTTTCATTACAATTGAATAAAAAAGGATCTTCCTATAAGATTGAATTGTGTCCTGGACAGATACAACAACCCAATCTAAAGGAGATCCTCTATCATGGATTATATACGAAACAGCGAAAATGGACAATTAGTTTTTACTCAATCTATAGAATTTTTAAGAATTCCTTCCTGTTTGTATGGATTCATGAATCATACTACAACTACTGAGATGACTGCATCCGGTCGTACTGCTTTCTGTTTTCATGGTGAACTTGATGCTAGTGAAGACGATATCATCTGCCACTGTGGCTGTAAGATGCATGTAAACAACCATCCTGGTATTACACTGAGGCATCTTCCTTTTGGTGGATATCTTAGCCAGGTGCAGTTTAATCGCAATCAATATGTATGCCCTAAATGTGGTAAAACCAGAATGCAGTTTATCTCTTTTAAGGCACCGGCTCACCGTATTACAGAAGAATTGTATCAGTATACCCGTGACCTTCTGGCAACTGGAAACTATACCAATAAAGAAGTAGCTGAGCTTACAGGTCTTGGTAAGAATACAGTCAAAGACATTGATAAACAGCGTCTTCAGGAACTTTATACAATCGATGGAACAAAGCTAATCAAACCGGAACGTAAGGCAAAGTTTCTCGGTATAGATGAATTCAAGCTTCACAATGGTTACAAGTATGCCACTCATATCATAGACATGGAAACTGGTCACGTGTTATGGATTGCCAATGGCAAGAAAAAGCAGGTAGTCTATGACTTCATCGAGCATGTAGGGCTTGAATGGATGGACAGTGTGGAAGCCATCGCATGTGATATGAATTCTGATTTTCAGGAGGCTTTTGAGGATAAGTGCCCTCATATCCAACCTGTATTTGATTACTTTCATATCGTTAAGAACTTCAATGACAAG
The Deltaproteobacteria bacterium genome window above contains:
- a CDS encoding ISL3 family transposase, whose translation is MDYIRNSENGQLVFTQSIEFLRIPSCLYGFMNHTTTTEMTASGRTAFCFHGELDASEDDIICHCGCKMHVNNHPGITLRHLPFGGYLSQVQFNRNQYVCPKCGKTRMQFISFKAPAHRITEELYQYTRDLLATGNYTNKEVAELTGLGKNTVKDIDKQRLQELYTIDGTKLIKPERKAKFLGIDEFKLHNGYKYATHIIDMETGHVLWIANGKKKQVVYDFIEHVGLEWMDSVEAIACDMNSDFQEAFEDKCPHIQPVFDYFHIVKNFNDKVVSEVRKDEQRRLLAEGDDEAARSLKKTRYILMSSRKTLKRKDQDAADERVISKGSPIFGTEDYIRKGGHEERYDELLSQNKLLFTLDLIKESLTLAYSRNDEARMSEDIISIMDTCKSTKNEHLMWFRRLLDNHFEGIIAHATYDISAGKIEGINNKIKTLRRQAYGYRDDEYFFLKLFDISRKTYVRNPLSHKICD